The genomic DNA CATTTGGCGACCAGCGGATAGGGCAGCGCCGCCGCCCGCGCGGCAAAATCCTCACCGCTGCGCGGTTGCCAGGTCTGCGGCACGCGCAGGCCGGCCGCCTCCGCCGCCTCCAGCGTGCGCAGCTTGTCGATCACCCTGCCCAGCGGCGCGGCGCGCGGGGTCAATATATGGCAGTCGCCGATCCGCGCCGGCAGCGCGGACAAGGCGAGAAGATCGGATTCGGAAATGGCCAGCACCGCGCCCGCGCCGGTGCGGGCGATGAGATCGGGCAGCCAGTCCGACAGCGGACCATCGGGGCGCACGGAAAAATGGCTGCAATGGCGCGACGCCGCCCCGACCGAATCGGGATCGCGCGCGACGCCATGGACCGGAACGCCATGCCCGCCCAGTTCGCGGACGATGCTGAGGCCGATCGCATTTTCCAGACCCAGGACAATCGCGACGGGAAAGGGCTTCACGCGGGAACCAGCCGATGTTCGTAGCGCCAGGTCGCCCAGGCCTGTTGCGCGATGCGCAGCCCGGTGCGCAGCCGGCTGGGCGCGGCGCGGCTGAGGGTGCGGGCCGGCCGGTCGGCCAGATCGGCGGGCAGGTCGTTATAGCCCGCGCCATGGACGGCGGACAGGCGGGCGGCTTCGCGGCACAGCGCCTCGAACCGGGCGATGACCGCGCCATTGGGCCGCTGGCGATCGCGCGAGAGCATTTCGAAACTATGGGTGACGACGGTGAAGGCATCCTGCCCTTCGCGCGCGGCGTGGCGCAGGCCCGCGCGCATCTCCGCCGCCGACATGGCGCAGATCTGGGCCGGGCGGAAGCCGCCGGGGCGATCGGCGATGCCCGACACCGGCAGTTCGCCCACGCCCCACAGGCGGGTCGCGCCGATCTGGGCCGGGTCAGCGGAAATGCCGCATTCGCGACCGAGATAGGCGGGATTGACGCTGCTGTCCCAGGCGACGCCGATACTGGCCAGCGCGCGCAGCGTATCATCGTTCGCGCCGAAATTGCCGGCGCGAAAGGCGGTGATGGGCGGGGCGCCGGCGTCCTCCAGCAGGCCTTTGGCGAGGGAGAGCAGGACGACCTGATCGTCCAGGGTGAAATCGCCGATATTGCGGCCCTGCCGGCCGCCGACGGGCGATTGCTGCGCCCAGGCGAGCCATTCGGTGTGAATGTGCATCTGCACTTCATGGCCGCGCCCGACGATCGCGCCGACGATCGGCATCAGGAAGTCCGCGCCATGGACCAGAGCGGGCATCGGATCGAGGAAGAAAACGCCCTTGAGGCCGAAGCGGTCGAGCAGGTCCATCTGCCAGCCCACGCCCCAGCCCCGCCCCTGCGCCTCCGCCCAGATCGAGCGGCGCACATTTTCTTCCAGGCTGAGGCCGCGCTGATGCAACGAGGAGGACAGCTCGGTATCGACGGTGATGAGCAGAGCGGTCATGGAGCGGTCCGGTCGGGGGGCAACGAGCCTGATTAGGCACTATGGGTTAAGGAGCCGTATGATGTCCCCTGAATGTCCGGCCCGACACATATTGGAAAGACAGCCGTCGACCGTCAATCCACTCTCTTGCCGCTGAGACGGCGCGCAAGGCGCGCGCCCGTCAATCCATCAGCGAAAATTGGCCATATTGGCCCTGGAAGAAGAGCAGAGGCCGTTCGGGGCGCTCCACTTCCAGCGCGGCGACGCGGCCCAGCACGATATGATGGTCGCCCGCCTCATGCACGGCGTCGAGCGTGCAGTCGATCCAGGCGACGACATCGTCCAGGATCGGCGAGCCATTGGCCGATACGCGATGGGCGATGCCGGCGAACTTGTCCGGCCCCGGCCCGGCGATCTGGCGGCAGAGCGGTAGCTGGTCGCTGGCGAGGATGTTGACGCAGAATTTACCCACGGCCTGAAGGCGTGGCCAACTGGTCGAGGATTTGGCCGGAAAGAAAGCGACCAGCGGCGGATCGAGCGAAACCGAGGTGAAGGAGCCGACCACCATGCCGACCGGCGCGCCATCACCTTCCGTCGCGGTGACGACGCAGACGCCGGTGGGATAATGGCCCAGCACCCGCCGAAAGGTCGCACTGTCGAAACTGACCACGCTCATGCCCGCTTGCTCCTGAAACCCTGCCAAGCCTTCCCCTGTGGTTCAGCGGGCCGGGTTGCAAGTGAAAAAGCGCGCCCTTCCCATGAGAAAGGCGCGCGCCGTTTCAGAGCGCGACGCCGCCCGCCGCCAGCACCGCCAGCGTCAGCAGTTCGGACGCGTTGGAGGACATGGTGGCGATCTGCACCGATTTTTCCATGCCGACCAGCACCGGGCCGATAACCGACGAGCCGCCCAGTTCGCGCAGCAGCTTGGCCGAGATATTGGCCGATTGCAGGCCGGGCATGACCAGCACATTGGCCGGGCCGGACAGGCGGCTGAACGGATAATTTTTCATGACCGCCGGGTTGAGTGCGGCATCGGGGGTCATTTCGCCTTCAAATTCGAAATCGACGCCGCGTTCGTCCAGCACCTTCACCGCGTCGCGGACATTGTCGAGATAGGCGCCGGGCGGGTTGCCGAAATTGGAATAGGAGAGGAAGGCGACGCGCGGGTCATGGCCCATGCGCCGGGCGACCGCGACGGTGCCTTCCGCAATGTCGGCCAGTTCGGTGGCGGATGGCCGTTCATGGACGGTGGTGTCGGCCAGGAACACGGTCTTGTCCTTCGTCACCATGACATGGATGCCGAAGGGGGTGCGGCCGGCCGCCGGGTCCATCACCCGCTTCACTTCGCGCAGCGTCTGGCCATAGGGCCGGGTGACGCCGGTGATCATCGCGTCGGCGACGCCCATCTTGACCAGCAGCGTGCCGAAAATGTTGCGATCGCGGTTGACCATGCGTTCGCAATCGCGACGCAGATAGCCGCGCCGCTGGAGCCGGGCATAAAGCTGGTCGACCATGTCGGGCACCAGCGGCGAATTGACGCTGTTGTGCAGTTCGAAGCTTTCGGGGTCCTGCACGCCCAGTTCCCGCAGCTTGTCCAGCACATGGGCGCGGCCGACCAGCACCGGAATGCCATAGCCATGGTCGCGGAACTGGATGGCGGCGCGCAGCACGACTTCCTCCTCCGCCTCGGCAAAGACGACGCGCTTGGGATTGGCCTTGGCCACTTCATAGGCGGTGGTGAGGACGGTGGTGGTCGGGTTGAGCCGGGCCTTCAAGGACTGGCGATAGGCGGCCATGTCCTCGATCGGCTTCTGCGCGACGCCGGTCGCCATCGCCGCTTCGGCGACGGCGGCGGGCACGACTTCCATCAAGCGCGGATCGAAGGGCGCGGGGATGATATAGTCGGGACCGAAGCTGTGCGAGCGGCCATAGGCGCTGGCGACTTCCTCCGGCACCTGTTCGCGCGCCAGTTCGGCGATGGCATGGGCCGCCGCCAGCTTCATCGCTTCGTTGATGCCGGTCGCCCGCACATCGAGCGCGCCACGGAAGATGAAGGGAAAGCCCAGGACGTTGTTGACCTGATTGTGGAAGTCCGACCGGCCGGTGGCGACGATCGCGTCGGGGCGCACGGCATGGGCGTCGGGCGGCAGGATTTCCGGGTCGGGATTGGCCATGGCGAAGATGATCGGATTGGCCGCCATCGATTTCACCATATCCTGGGTCATCGCACCGGCGACCGAAAGGCCCAGGAACACGTCGGCGCCCTTCACCGCTTCCGTCAGGGTGCGGGCATCGGTCCTGACCGCGTGGGCCGACTTCCACTGGTTCATGCCTTCGGCACGCCCCTGATAGATGACGCCCTTGCTGTCGCACATGATGACATTGTCATGGGGGACGCCCAGCGCCTTGATGAGTTCGGTGCAGCTAATGGAGGCGGCGCCCGCGCCGTTCACCACCACCTTCATATCCTTCATGTCGCGGCCGGTGAGCAGCGCCGCGTTGATGACGCCCGCCGCCGCGATGATCGCGGTGCCATGCTGGTCGTCATGAAAGACCGGGATGTTCATCCGTTCCTTCAGCGTCGTTTCGATGACGAAGCATTCGGGCGCCTTGATATCTTCAAGGTTGATGCCGCCGAAGCTCGGCTCCATCAGCTCGACCGCGTCGATGAAGCGATCGACATCCTCGGTCTTGAGTTCGATGTCGATGCTGTCCACGTCGGCGAAGCGCTTGAACAGCACCGCCTTGCCCTCCATCACCGGCTTGGACGCCAGCGCGCCGAGATTGCCCAGCCCCAGGATCGCCGTGCCGTTGGAGATGACCGCGACCAGATTGCCCTTGGCCGTATAGTCATAGGCGGTCGACGGATCGGCGGCGATGGCGCGCACCGGCACCGCGACGCCGGGCGAATAGGCAAGGCTCAGGTCGCGCTGGGTCGCCATCGGCTTGGACGCGATGATCTCGATCTTGCCGGGGCGGCCGGTCGAATGGAAGAACAGCGCCTCGCGCTCGGAAAATTCCACATTCGACCTGTCTGACATGGCTGCACCCACATATTGAAACGATGGGGACGCCCTAGCGGCAAGGACAGCTTGTGGGCAAGCGCGAGAAGCGCCATTTTTTCGAACTCTATCCATCGATTTTCCGCAGCCCTTTCCTCAACCGACCGGTGCCGCTATCCGGCTTCATGATGACGACGAACGCAGCCGCTTCCCAGCCCACCCCGATGATGGCGCAATATCTGGCGCTGAAGGCCGAGGCGCGCGATTGCCTGCTTTTTTATCGCATGGGCGATTTTTTCGAGCTGTTCTTCGACGACGCCAAAATGGCGGCGGCAACGCTCGACATCGCGCTCACCAGCCGGGGCGAGCATGAGGGCGCGCCGATCCCGATGTGCGGGGTGCCGGTGCATAGCGCCGAAACCTATCTGGCGCGCCTCATCAAGGGCGGGCATCGCGTCGCCATCGCCGAACAGACCGAAACGCCGGCGCAGGCCAAGGCGCGGGGCGGCAAGACATTGGTGGCGCGCGCCATCGTCCGCTACGTCACCGCCGGCACGCTGACCGAGGAGACGTTGCTCGACAGCCGGCGCGACAATATGCTGGTCGCGCTGGCGCAGGTCGGCGCGGAGGGCATGGCGCAGATCGGCATCGCCGCCGCCGACATTTCCACCGGCCGGTTCGAGACGATGACCTGCCCGATCGGCGACCTGCCCGCCGAACTGGCGCGGCTGCGGCCGAGCGAGACGGTGGTGGCCGAAGGCACGACGCTGGACGTGGCGGATTGTCACCCGTTCGATCGCGCCGCCTTTTCCAGCACCCGCGCGGAGGAGGCGCTGAAACGGCTGTTCGGGGTCGCGACGCTGGACGGGTTCGGCCAGTTCGGCCGGGCCGAACTGGCGGCGATGGGCGGGCTGATCGCCTATCTCGACCATGCGGGGAAAGGCACGCTGCCCTTCCTCGCCCCGCCGCTGCGCAAGACCAGCGGCGGCCATGTCGCGATCGACGCGGCGACGCGCGAGAGTCTGGAGATCGTCGCGACCATGGCCGGGGCGCGGGCGGGCAGCCTGCTGGGCGCGATCGACCGGACGGTGACAGGCGCGGGCGCGCGGTTGCTGGGGCAGGATCTGTCCGCGCCGCTGATGGACCTTGCCATCATCGAGGCGCGGCTGGGGCTGGTGCAGTTGTTCCATGACGATGCGGGCCTGCGCGACCAGTTACGCGGCGCGTTGCGGGCGTTGCCCGACATCGGCCGGGCGCTGGGGCGCGTGGCGGTGGGGCGCGGCAGTCCGCGCGATCTGGGCCAGTTGCGCGACGGGCTGAGCGAAGCGCGGCTGCTGCGCGAACGGCTGGGGCGGATGGCGGACGCGCCGCTCTATCTGGCGCAGTTGCTGCCCGCGCTCGACGGCCATGGCGCGCTGGTCGATGCGCTGGCACGCGCGCTGGTCCCCGCGCCGCCGACCGAGACGGCGAACGGCGGCTATATCGCCGACGGCTATGACCCGGCGCTGGACGAATTGCGGCGCATGGCGGGCGACGGCCGCCGCGCCATCGCCGCGCTGGAGGCGAAATATCGCGAGCAGACCGGCATTGGCGCGCTCAAGATCCGCCATAATGGCGTGCTGGGATATCATGTCGAGGTGCCGGCGCGGTCGGCCGATACGCTGATGGCGCCCGACAGCGGCTTCACCCATCGCCAGACGCTGGCGGGCGTGGTGCGCTTCAATTCGATCGACCTGCATGAGGAAGCCGGGCGCGTGGCGCAGGCGGGCGCCCATGCGCTGGTGGCCGAAGCCGCGCATCTGGAGGAGCTGATCGGCGCGGTGCTGGACCGCAAGGCCGATATCGCCCGCGCCGCCGATGCGCTGGCGCGGCTGGACGTTGCCGCATCGCTGGCGGAACGGGCGGCCGAGGGCGGCTGGCAGCGGCCGCATTTTATTTCCGATGATGGGGCCGGTCAGTGCCTCGACATTGTCGGCGGGCGGCATCCGGTGGTCGAGGATGCGCTGCGCAAGGAGGGCCAGCCCTTCGTCGCCAATGACTGCCGCCTTGCCGAAGCCGACCGGCTATGGCTCGTCACCGGCCCGAATATGGGCGGTAAATCAACCTTCCTGCGGCAGAATGCGCTGATCGTCATCCTGGCGCAGGCGGGGGGCTATGTTCCCGCGCAATCGGCGACGCTGACGCTGGTCGATCGCCTGTTCAGCCGGGTCGGCGCATCGGACAATCTGGCCAGGGGGCGATCGACCTTCATGGTCGAGATGGTCGAGACGGCGGCGATTTTGGCGCAGGCGAGCGAGCGCAGCTTCGTGATTCTGGATGAGGTGGGGCGCGGCACCTCCACCTATGACGGGCTGGCGCTGGCCTGGGCGGTGGTCGAGGCGGTGCATGAGGTCAATCGCTGTCGCTGCCTGTTCGCGACCCATTATCATGAACTGACGCGGCTGGCCGAAACGCTGTCGTCGCTGTCGCTGCACCATGTGCGGGCGCGCGAGTGGAAGGGCGACCTCATCCTGCTGCACGAACTGGCCGAAGGGCCGGCGGATCGCAGCTATGGCCTGGCGGTGGCGCGGCTGGCGGGACTGCCGCCCGCCGTGCTGAAACGGGCGAAGGATGTGCTGGCGCGGCTGGAGGCGGGCAAGGCGAGGACCGGCGGAATCGCCGCGGGGCTGGACGACCTGCCGCTGTTCGCCGCCGTCGCCGCGCAGGACGAGGCGAAGGTCGATCCGCTGCGCGCCGCGATCGACGCGATCGACGCCGACGCATTGTCCCCCCGCGAGGCGCTCGATCATCTCTACCGTTTGAAACAACTGGCCGCCGACGCGCGGGCGGACTAGACAAGAACCATGGTCATGCAGTTCCCCGCCCTGGGATCGCGCCGCTCCATCATCGACCGGCGCGCGATTTCCGACACGATCCACGCATTGGCGCAGGCGCATCGGGGCGACAGCGTCCGGCTGCGCGGCGCCATCGTCAAGGAATTGAAGGCGGCGCTGGAACAGGGCCGGGCCGAAGTCGCGCGGCGGCTGGAGGCCAAGCCGACGCGCGGACGGGAGTCGGTGACGGCCTTCGCCTTCCTGATCGACCAGATTTTGCGGCTGCTCTACGACGCGACCACCTATCATCTCTATCCGGCGGGCAATCGCAGCACCGGCGAACGGATCGTGCTGATCGCGGTGGGCGGCTATGGCCGGGGCGAAATGGCGCCGCACAGCGATGTCGATATCGGCTTCATCACCCCGTGGAAGCCGACCGGCTGGACCGAGCAGGTGATCGAATCCATGCTCTATTCGCTGTGGGATCTGGGGCTGAAGGTCGGGCATAGCAGCCGTTCGGTCGATGAAACGATGCGCATGGCCAAGAGCGACCTGACCGTGCGCACCGCCTTGCTGGAGGCGCGCTATATCTGGGGCGACCGCGCCCTGTACGAGGAAACCTCCACCCGGTTCGACGCCGAAGTGATGCAGGGCAATGCCCGCGCCTTCGTCACCGAGAAGCTGGAGGAGCGCGAGGAGCGGCACAAGCGGATGGGCGACAGCCGCTATGTCGTGGAACCCAATGTGAAGGAGGGCAAGGGCGGGCTGCGCGACCTGCACACCTTGTTCTGGATCGGCAAATATGTGAACCGGGTGCGATCGGTCGCGGAACTGGTCGATGTCGGCCTGCTGACCCAGGCCGAATTGCGCCAGTTCCAGAAGGCCGAGGATTTCCTGTGGGCGGTGCGATGCCATCTGCACACCATCACCGGCCGGGCCGAGGACCGGCTGACCTTCGACCTTCAGCTCGAAACCGCGACCCGGATGCATTTTACCGGCCGCGCCGGCCGATCCGGGGTCGAGCGCTTCATGCGCTATTATTTCCTGAACGCGAAGATTGTGGGCGATCTGACCGCCGTGTTCCTGGCGCATCTGGACGACCAGATGGGGCCAAAGGGACGGCGCTATATCCCGTCCATCTTCCGCCGGCCCAAGAAGCTGGACGGATTCGTGCTGGATCGCGGGCGGCTGTCGCTGCCGAGCGACGATTTCTTTCAGGCGGACCCGGTGCGGCTGCTGGACATCTTCGCGGTGGCGGACAAGCATGGCTTGCAGATTCACCCCAGCGCGATGCGCGCCGCCAGCCGTGACGCCAGCCTGATCGGCGCGAAAGTGCGCAAAGACCCGCGCGCCAACGCCGCCTTCATGGAGGTGCTGACCAGCCCGCGCGATCCCGAAACGGTGCTGCGCTGGATGAACGAATCGACCGTGTTCGGCCGTTTCGTGCCCGATTTCCGCCGCGTCGTCGCGCAGATGCAGTTCGACATGTATCATCATTATACCGTCGACGAGCATACCATCCGCGCGGTCGGGCTGCTGGCGCGGATCGAGAAGGGCGAATTGCCGGGCGACCATCCGCTGGCCACCGAATTGATGGGCAAGATATTGTCGCGCCGCGTCCTCTATGTCGCGGTGCTGCTGCATGACATCGCCAAGGGGCGTGGCGGCGACCACAGCATATTGGGCGCGGAGGTGGCGGAGCATCTGTGCCCGCGGCTTGGCCTCACCCCAGCCGAGACGGAGACGGTCGCCTGGCTGGTGCGATACCATCTGCTGATGTCGGCCACCGCCTTCAAGCGCGACCTGGCCGATTACAAGACGATCCTCGACTTTGTCGATGTGGTGCAAAGCCCGGAACGGCTGCGGCTGCTGCTATGCCTGACGGTGGTGGATATTCGCGCGGTGGGGCCGGGCGTGTGGAATAGCTGGAAACGGCAGTTGCTGGGCGATCTCTACGATTCGGCGGAAGAAGTGCTGCGGCTGGGCCACAAGCAGAAGGGCCGGAGCGAACGCGTCACCGCCAAGCAGGAAGGGCTGCGCCAGGCGCTGGGCATGGACGAGGCCGCCTTCGCCGCGTTCAGCCGCAGGCTGCCCGAATCCTACTGGATCGCCGAGCCGGAGGACATCCTTGTCCACAACGCCCAGCATATATTGGCGTCGGGCGATGCGCCGCTGTCGATCGCGGCCCATTATTATCCGCAGCGCGGCGCGACGTTGGTGACGGTCTATGCCACCGACCATCCGGGCCTGTTCTACCGGATCGCGGGCGCCATCCATCTGGCCGGCGGCAACATCATCGACGCGCGCATCCACACGACCCGCGACGGCGTGGCGATCGACAATTTCCTGGTGCAAGACCCGCTGGGCGGCGCATTCCACAGTCCCGAACAACTCACCCGCATCCGCAACGCGATCGAGGATTCGCTGTCCAACCGGCATCGGTTGATCACCAAGCTGGCGGCGCGGCCGTTGACCCGGACTCGCGCCGAAGCCTTTCGCATCGAACCCAATGTGCTGATCGACAACAAGGCGTCGAACCGCTTTACCGTCGTGGAGGTCAATGCGCGCGACCGGCCGGCGCTGCTGTTCAGCCTGGCCAATGCGCTGTTCCAGTCGAAGGTGACGGTCCACAGCGCCCATGTCGCCACCTATGGCGAGCGCGCGGTCGACACTTTCTATGTCACCGACCTGTTGGGCGGGAAGATCGAGAGCAAGTCGCGGTTGCAGACGCTGGAACGCCGCCTGCTGGAAGCGGCCGGCGGGGATGTGGGCCAGGCGCTGGAGATGGCGTGACGGCGCGGCATGTTCCCGCGCAGGCGGGAACAGCGTGGCGCTACAGGATTTCCATCGCATCGCCGGGCGCGAGCAGCGGCAGCAGGCGAAGCATATCGGCGCGGTCGATGGCGACACAGCCGGCGGTCGGACGGCCTTCGGACAGATGGAAGAAGATCGCGCTGCCCTGCCCCGGCACCGGCGGCGCGTCATTATGGCCCAGCACGACGATGACATCATAGGCGTCGTCGTCGCGGATCAGGCTTTCGGCGGAGAAGGGGCGCGGCAGGCGGACGGGGCGGTTATAGGCGGGGTCGGCCGGATCGTCCGACCAGCCATCGCTCGCCCCGATCCAGCGCCAGGGCAGGCCGATGCCGGTCGCCGCGACCTTGCCCGGCCGCAACAGCACGGCGCGGATCGGCCATGTGCCGATCGGCGTGCAGCCATCCCCTTCCCGCTTGTCCGCCGCTGCACAGGCGCCGCTGCGGCCGATGGTGCAGGCGATGACGAGATCGCCGAAGCTGAGGCGACCCGCGCCGCTGTCGACGCGGACGACCTTCACAATTGATGGCCGGTGCGGTCGCGCTTGGTGGCGAGATAGCGTTCATTATGCGGATTGGCGGGCAGGATGATCGGCAGCCGCTCGGTCACGCCGATGCCGGCCGCTTCCAGCCCCGTCACCTTGTTGGGATTGTTGGTGAGCAGCCGCACTTCCCGCACGCCGAGCAGGTCGAGCATCCGCGCCGCGACCGAAAAATCGCGCGCGTCGATCGCGAAGCCGAGGCGCACATTGGCGTCGACCGTGTCGAAGCCCTGATCCTGGAGCGCATAGGCGCGCAGCTTGTTGACGAGGCCGATGCCGCGCCCTTCCTGGCGGAGGTAGAGCAGGATGCCCCATGGCGCGTCGGCGATTTTGTGGAGCGCTTCATGCAATTGCGGGCCGCAGTCGCATTTGAGGCTGCCCAGCACGTCGCCGGTCAGGCATTCGCTGTGCAGGCGGATGACCGGCGGCGAGCCATCGCGCTTGCCGACGATCAGCGCGACATGCTCGCGCGGCTCGTCGGGACTGCGGAAGGCGACGATCTCCGCGCTTTCGCTGGCGGAGACGGGCAGGCGCGCGCGGGTGGCGATGGCGAGATGGACGGCATCGTCATAGGCGGCGATCGCGTCGGCATGGACATCGGCCTCGACCGGGCCGTCAGCGTCCGTCAGGAAATAGGCGGGCAATATGCCGGCGAGGCGCGCGAGGCGCAGCGCCGCCTTGGCGGCCTGGGGCGCGGACAGGGGGCGGGCGCGAAATGGCCCCTTGAGCGGCGAGGCGAGGTCCAGCACCGGATCGGAGATGGCGGTGGCGACATCGGCGTCGATCCACGGCGCGCGCTCGACCAGCACCGGCAGGTCGGGATCGGCGGCGGCAAGCTGGTTGGCGAGCTTCAATGTTTCGGCGCGCGCGGCGGAGATCAGGATATCGGCCCGGCGCTGCGGATCGAAGTCCGCCAGCGTCACCGCGTCCGCCCCCTCGATCGCCATCAGCCGGATCGCACCGTCGGGCGCGGTCAGGCGGATCGCCCAGCCCCGGCGCAGCGCGTCGATGGCGCGGGCGGCCTCCCTACCCTGCATCAGAAGGCGAATTCGGTGATGATGGGGATATGGTCGGACGGCTTGCCCCAGTTGCGCGCCGGTTCGACCACGCGGTGGCTGACCGCCTTGTCCGCCACATCCCTGGTCATCCACATATGGTCGAGGCGGCGGCCGCGATCCGATTCCGCCCAGTCCTTCGCGCGATAGCTCCACCAGGTGTAGAGCCGGGCAGGCGCGGGATGGAAATGGCGGCCGATATCGACCCAGTCGTTCGACGCCTGCAACCGGCCGAGAATCTCGCATTCGATCGGCGTGTGGCTGACGACGTTCAGCAACTGCTTGTGGCTCCACACATCGCATTCCAGCGGCGCGATGTTGAAGTCGCCGGTCAGGATGGTGGGCTTGTCGTCGAGGGCGGAGGACCATTGGATCATCCGGTCGAGGAAATCGAGCTTCTGGCCGAATTTGGGATTCACGTCCCGGTCGGCAATGTCGCCGCCGGCGGGGACATAGACATTTTCGATCCGCACGCCATTGTCGAGCCGGACGCCGACATGGCGCGCTTCGCCATTGGCCTGCCAGTCGAAACGGTCATCCTCATGCACCGGCACCTTGCTGAGGATCGCAACGCCATGGTGCATTCGCTGGCCGTTCAGCACCTGATGGACATAGCCCAGCCGTTTGAACATGTCGGTGGGGAAAATCTCGTTCACCACCTTCGTTTCCTGAAGGCACAGAATGTCGGGCGCTTCCTGACGCAGCAATTGTTCGACGATGTCGATGCGCGCGCGGACGGAGTTGATGTTCCAGGAGCAGATGGAGAGGGTGTCGGCCATGCATTGCCAACTAGGAGCGCACGCGGCGTTGCGCAAGCGGCAGGTCGGGTCGCGGCGGACAAAGTAAGACCCCCGCTCCGGGGGCATGGAACGGGGGTCTCGATCGCGCCCTTGAAGCGCTTCGCGGCTGGAGGTGGGGACCGGGTAACAGGGGGGAAATCCCGGTTGCGCCTCCCGCCGTGGATTTCTGATTAGCGCCCCGCATATGAGCGGCAGATGAACGGGGAAGAAACTTTGTCCTTCCGTCGCGCGGGGCGCTCGATTCAGCCGGCCGAGCGGCCCTTGGGCCGGGGATCGATCCAGCGGAAGGCGGAATCGGCCACGGGCACGCCATAACGCTGATTGGTGAGGCGGACCGAGGTGCGGTTATTCTGGGAATCGAGCGCGACCCAGCCATAGAGCTGAAGCCCGGCCGGGCTGCCGGCGTCGCGTTTGAACACCATGGTAATGGTGCCGAATTCGGGCCGTTTGGGATCGCGCGCCTGGACGCTCAGGATCGACGGATCGCCGCTGGGGACGACCTTGCCGAATTTGGAGAGATCCTTGGTCGGATCGAGCAGCGCGCCCAGCGGCGAATTGCCGATCGGCCAGCGCTGCACCTGCCGCACTTCATAATCGATCATGGTCAGCGCCTTGCCATCGCCCACGATCAGCAGCGGCACGCCCTTCTGATATTGGAAGCGGATCTTGCCCGGCTGCTTGATGGTCAGTTGCCCGGTCAGGGTCTGGCCATTGCGGTCGGTCTGCGCGAAATCGGC from Sphingobium sp. CAP-1 includes the following:
- a CDS encoding NADP-dependent malic enzyme, which gives rise to MSDRSNVEFSEREALFFHSTGRPGKIEIIASKPMATQRDLSLAYSPGVAVPVRAIAADPSTAYDYTAKGNLVAVISNGTAILGLGNLGALASKPVMEGKAVLFKRFADVDSIDIELKTEDVDRFIDAVELMEPSFGGINLEDIKAPECFVIETTLKERMNIPVFHDDQHGTAIIAAAGVINAALLTGRDMKDMKVVVNGAGAASISCTELIKALGVPHDNVIMCDSKGVIYQGRAEGMNQWKSAHAVRTDARTLTEAVKGADVFLGLSVAGAMTQDMVKSMAANPIIFAMANPDPEILPPDAHAVRPDAIVATGRSDFHNQVNNVLGFPFIFRGALDVRATGINEAMKLAAAHAIAELAREQVPEEVASAYGRSHSFGPDYIIPAPFDPRLMEVVPAAVAEAAMATGVAQKPIEDMAAYRQSLKARLNPTTTVLTTAYEVAKANPKRVVFAEAEEEVVLRAAIQFRDHGYGIPVLVGRAHVLDKLRELGVQDPESFELHNSVNSPLVPDMVDQLYARLQRRGYLRRDCERMVNRDRNIFGTLLVKMGVADAMITGVTRPYGQTLREVKRVMDPAAGRTPFGIHVMVTKDKTVFLADTTVHERPSATELADIAEGTVAVARRMGHDPRVAFLSYSNFGNPPGAYLDNVRDAVKVLDERGVDFEFEGEMTPDAALNPAVMKNYPFSRLSGPANVLVMPGLQSANISAKLLRELGGSSVIGPVLVGMEKSVQIATMSSNASELLTLAVLAAGGVAL
- the mutS gene encoding DNA mismatch repair protein MutS, translated to MMTTNAAASQPTPMMAQYLALKAEARDCLLFYRMGDFFELFFDDAKMAAATLDIALTSRGEHEGAPIPMCGVPVHSAETYLARLIKGGHRVAIAEQTETPAQAKARGGKTLVARAIVRYVTAGTLTEETLLDSRRDNMLVALAQVGAEGMAQIGIAAADISTGRFETMTCPIGDLPAELARLRPSETVVAEGTTLDVADCHPFDRAAFSSTRAEEALKRLFGVATLDGFGQFGRAELAAMGGLIAYLDHAGKGTLPFLAPPLRKTSGGHVAIDAATRESLEIVATMAGARAGSLLGAIDRTVTGAGARLLGQDLSAPLMDLAIIEARLGLVQLFHDDAGLRDQLRGALRALPDIGRALGRVAVGRGSPRDLGQLRDGLSEARLLRERLGRMADAPLYLAQLLPALDGHGALVDALARALVPAPPTETANGGYIADGYDPALDELRRMAGDGRRAIAALEAKYREQTGIGALKIRHNGVLGYHVEVPARSADTLMAPDSGFTHRQTLAGVVRFNSIDLHEEAGRVAQAGAHALVAEAAHLEELIGAVLDRKADIARAADALARLDVAASLAERAAEGGWQRPHFISDDGAGQCLDIVGGRHPVVEDALRKEGQPFVANDCRLAEADRLWLVTGPNMGGKSTFLRQNALIVILAQAGGYVPAQSATLTLVDRLFSRVGASDNLARGRSTFMVEMVETAAILAQASERSFVILDEVGRGTSTYDGLALAWAVVEAVHEVNRCRCLFATHYHELTRLAETLSSLSLHHVRAREWKGDLILLHELAEGPADRSYGLAVARLAGLPPAVLKRAKDVLARLEAGKARTGGIAAGLDDLPLFAAVAAQDEAKVDPLRAAIDAIDADALSPREALDHLYRLKQLAADARAD
- a CDS encoding flavin reductase family protein, with the translated sequence MSVVSFDSATFRRVLGHYPTGVCVVTATEGDGAPVGMVVGSFTSVSLDPPLVAFFPAKSSTSWPRLQAVGKFCVNILASDQLPLCRQIAGPGPDKFAGIAHRVSANGSPILDDVVAWIDCTLDAVHEAGDHHIVLGRVAALEVERPERPLLFFQGQYGQFSLMD
- a CDS encoding polysaccharide deacetylase family protein translates to MTALLITVDTELSSSLHQRGLSLEENVRRSIWAEAQGRGWGVGWQMDLLDRFGLKGVFFLDPMPALVHGADFLMPIVGAIVGRGHEVQMHIHTEWLAWAQQSPVGGRQGRNIGDFTLDDQVVLLSLAKGLLEDAGAPPITAFRAGNFGANDDTLRALASIGVAWDSSVNPAYLGRECGISADPAQIGATRLWGVGELPVSGIADRPGGFRPAQICAMSAAEMRAGLRHAAREGQDAFTVVTHSFEMLSRDRQRPNGAVIARFEALCREAARLSAVHGAGYNDLPADLADRPARTLSRAAPSRLRTGLRIAQQAWATWRYEHRLVPA